From the Excalfactoria chinensis isolate bCotChi1 chromosome 1, bCotChi1.hap2, whole genome shotgun sequence genome, one window contains:
- the LOC140247412 gene encoding olfactory receptor 51G2-like: MEHDSHTTREFNGSFYQPSAFLMMGIPGLEAFHHWISIPFCVLYLIALLGNCMILFIIKKTQSLHEPMYYFLSMLSVTDLGLVLCTLPTTLGIFWFNIRRIGFDACLTQMYFIHILSFIESSVLLAMAFDRFIAISHPLRYPSILTKTTVTKIGLTIILRCTVSLLPIPFLLKRLTYCGKTELSHSFCFHPDIMNLACADIKVNVFYGMIALLSTVGMDFICIVLSYILIIKTVISLATKEECLKALNTCVSHICAVLIFFIPMIGLSMIHRFGKSFPPLVSTLVAYTYLIIPPALNPIIYSIKSSHIREALIRALRRKCESEW; encoded by the coding sequence ATGGAGCATGACTCACATACCACGCGGGAATTCAATGGCTCCTTCTATCAGCCTTCAGCTTTCCTCATGATGGGCATCCCAGGCCTGGAAGCCTTTCATCACTGGATCTCCATCCCTTTTTGTGTACTctaccttattgctctcttggGAAACTGCATGATCCTATTCATCATAAAGAAGACCCAAAGTCTTCATGAACCCATGTACTACTTTCTCTCCATGTTATCAGTCACTGACCTTGGCCTGGTTTTATGTACACTGCCTACTACTCTGGGCATTTTTTGGTTTAATATCCGAAGGATTGGTTTTGATGCTTGTCTCACTCAGATGTATTTCATCCACATACTGTCCTTCATTGAATCCTCTGTGCTCCTGGCAATGGCATTCGATCGCTTCATTGCCATCTCCCACCCACTGAGATACCCATCCATACTGACCAAGACAACTGTCACAAAGATAGGTCTGACAATCATACTGAGATGTACAGTCTCCCTTCTTCCAATACCCTTCTTGCTCAAGAGGTTAACCTACTGTGGGAAGACTGAGCTTTCTCATTCCTTTTGCTTCCATCCTGATATCATGAACCTAGCATGTGCAGATATAAAAGTCAATGTCTTCTATGGTATGATTGCTTTGTTATCAACAGTAGGGATGGACTTTATCTGCATTGTGCTGTCCTACATCCTGATCATTAAAACTGTTATCAGCCTTGCAACTAAAGAGGAGTGTCTCAAGGCTTTGAATACATGCGTCTCCCACATCTGTGCTGTCCTGATATTCTTCATCCCAATGATTGGACTGTCCATGATTCATCGTTTTGGAAAGAGCTTTCCTCCTCTGGTTAGCACTTTGGTGGCCTACACCTACCTTATAATCCCCCCTGCTCTCAACCCCATTATCTACAGCATAAAATCCAGCCACATCCGCGAGGCTTTGATCAGGGCACTGAGGAGGAAGTGTGAATCGGAGTGGTAG